From the Gemmatimonas sp. UBA7669 genome, the window GCACACAAAACTCTGAACACGCCCGAAACAGCACGGATAAGGCATTCTCTTGTTGTTGATCCGTGCAGTTTCCGTTTCATCCGTGCAATCCGCGACAAGGCCGTTCACACCCCGACCGCCGTTCTCTGCGCCATCTGAAGTTCTTCAGGGTTCTCTTCGTGCCCCGTTGAAGATGTTGAAGGCCCAGTGGAACACGAGAGGCTTCTCGGCTGGCTCCCAGCTAGACCAAGTCAGGGAACGTGCGAGCTGCGTGAAAAATCGTGAGGATCACCACGGCGTCCTCGCCCCTCTCGTACACAATTCGGTATGGCGGCCTCACCAACTCTCTGAGTGAAGGATCACCACGTTCCGGTACCACGCGGCCGGAGTCCGGGAACAATGAGAGCTGATC encodes:
- a CDS encoding type II toxin-antitoxin system RelE/ParE family toxin — its product is MQIRWTAQAVEDLASIKSYIARDSAVLAQLVAARLYNAVDQLSLFPDSGRVVPERGDPSLRELVRPPYRIVYERGEDAVVILTIFHAARTFPDLV